From Treponema sp. OMZ 787:
CCCTTGATAAGCAGAGAATCGGTTTTAATACCGAACATTTTTTCGGCAGCTTTTAATAGGTCGAGGGCAATCTTTGTTTGTCCCATCTTATCAAGGCAGAATACAAGATTGTGTAATAAAAGCCTTTCTTCAGGTTTTGCCCTAAGCATCTTTCTATATAGGATAGCGGCTTTTTGGTACTGCCCGGCTTTTCGCCGGAACAAGGCAAGCTCAGGATCAAAATTAACTTTTTCGCCCTGACTCATCAAAATTTCAAGTTGGTTGCCGGCATCTTCCCAACGTTCGCATTTTTCCAAAAATAAAACATAGTCCCGCCTTATGTAAATGTTCTTTTCCCATTCTTTTAGATAGGCTTGATAGGCTTCATCGGCTTCTTTATTTAATTGCAAATTTTCGTAAGAAGCGATAACTCCTATTTTAGCTTCCTCATCTTTTTCGTTGATGCTTAAAGACCTTTGATACCAACCGAGGGCAAGGTCTGGCATATTAAGCTTTATGTAGCAGCAGCCCATAGCATTAAAGATGACCGAATCGGCTTTTCCGTTTTGAATAAGAGATTGAAGATGCGGTAAAACCTCTTCGGGCGGATTATCGATATGGGCGGCGGTAATTATTTTATAATAATAAATATCTTCCGCATCGCAAACTCCGCTTGCTTCGGCCCGCAGGATTGCGGAACTAAGCTCTTCCCAGCGGTATGCTTCTTGGAGAGAAAGCATTATGCCGTAATGCGGATAAGGGTTTTCAGGTTCGTGTTCGATTGCACATTTATAATGGCCTAAGGCCGTGTTGGTGTTGCCCATAGAACGCTGAGCTTCTGCAGCAAGAAGCCTAATTTCCGCATCGCTTCCAAAACTTTTTATAAAGATGCGGGCAGCAACCGCAGCCCTGGAATAGTCGCCCCGCTCCATGTGCTTTTTGATAACGCCCATGGCAAAAAAGCGGTCAGAGATTCCGTCATCGGGAAGCTCAATTCCCAGCTTTGCAAAGTCTTCGGCGGCTCCGGCAGCATCGCCCAGCTGCATCTTTATCATTGCAGGGTACCATTTTAGGGCAGGATCATCGGGTTCAAACTTGCAGGCAGCCTCGTACTGACATAGAGCTTCGGGAAGATAGCCTTCCATTTTTAGGGCGTGTGCAAGATAAAGGCGCGGAGCCACCCCGTCTATTCCGTTTTTTATTGCAAAGCTGAACATTTGGCGGGCCATATTTGCGTTGCCGCCTCTTAATTCATAGACACCCTCAACAAAAAGAGAGTTTAAATATCCGGCATTCAGCTTTGCATCGGAAGGAGCAAATTTTAAGGTTTCTTCAAATGTTTCTCTGGCAAGCCTCGGTTTTTTCCATTTTAAATAGGCCGAGCCCAGCATTGCCCTCGTTTCAAGAGGATGTGGGTTGAGTTTTAAGCTTTTTTCAAGGCAATAAACAGCCTTGTCATACTGTCCTGCAGCCAAATAGGATCGGCCCAAAAAAAAGAAGCCCATGGGCAAATCCGCATTACAGGAGGCCGAATCGGCTGAACATCTTTTAATGTAGGCTTTTCCATAGACTATGGATCTGCCGTAATTGTTTACGGCAGCCCAAGCCCTTGATAGGTATAAATATATTTCGGGATGTCCCTTTTTTTCGGCGTAAAAGGGAGAAGATACTTCGGCTAAGCCTTCTGCAGCTAATTTTTCTAAAATTAAAATTGAAGTCTTATAATCGCGTTTTTTTCCGGCTTCAACAGCTTCATTTATTAACCCGCTTACAGACTTAGCCATAGTTTTATTTTCTTCCGGCTTGAACCAAGGTTACAGCCGAGGTGGTGATTATGTCATCTATCGAACAGCCTCTGGAAAGGTCGGATATTGGTTTTGCAAAGCCCTGGAGGAAGGGACCGAGGGCCTCTGCTCCGGCAATTCTTTGTACCAGTTTGTATCCGATGTTTCCGGCTCCAAGGTCAGGGAAGATCAGGGTATTGGCCTGTCCCTTGACGGGAGAATCGGCGGCCTTCTTTTGCATAACGGAAGGAACTATAGCACAGTCCAACTGAATTTCTCCGTCAAAGACAAAGTCGGGCTTTCTTTCCTCTAAGATTTTTACGGCTTCGCGGACGCGTAAAATATTTTCATCCTTGTCCCCTCCTGAGCCCTTTGTAGAAAAGGAGAGCATGGCAACAATGGGCTCAACTCCTGCAAAGGTTCTACAGCTCATGGCAGCAGAGCAGGCAATGTCGGCCAGCTGTTCCGAGCTGGGAGTAGGAATTACGGCACAGTCCGAAAAGATAAAGACTCCGTTTGCTCCGAGTTTGGGATTTTTTGTATCCATCAAAAAACATGAAGAAGCGGTTTTCATTCCGGGAAGAGTTCCGATAACCTTTAAGCCTGCACGGAGAACATCAGCTGTTGTGTTTAAGGCTCCTGCAACCATTGCATCTGCCTTATCTTGAACGAGCATCATTGCGGCAAAGCCGAGTTCTGCACTCATATCTATTTTAGCCTGTTCGAGGGTCATGCCCTTGGCCTTTCTTTTTTCGTAATAGCTTTCGGCAAAGGAATCAAGCCATTCGGATTTTTTAGGATCAATTACCTTAATCCCGTCGAGCTTTACTCCTGCCTTAGAAGCGGCAGCAGAAACAGCCTCATCGGAACCGATTAAAAAAAGTTCCGATACCAATTTTTCATCTACGATAGATCGGGCTGCTTTAAGAGTCCTTTCTTCAGTACCCTCAGGCAAAACAAGGCGGTTAGCATATTCTTTTGCCTTTGTTTTCATTTCGTCTACAAAACTCATAACTTTATCTCCTTAAATTTATTATTTATTTTCCTCTTAATGTAAACACAAGGCCAATAGTGGTAGCTATTATTCCTAATACGCTTGAAATAAATGTTAAATAGGGCATTGCATTATATAAAAAAGCATTGGAGCTTGCCGTTATTATTGAACCGGGGAGAACATAATCTTTTTTATTGGCTTTTTTACCTGAAACATCTTTAATTTTTACTGATGATATAGCATTTCTCTGTAAATCAAAACCGCCAGCCAAAGCTATATAATACTCATATGTCTTTCCTGGAACATATGGATAAGCACCGGGCCTAAGAACGGCTCCTATGACGATTACAGTTTGTTGCAATACCGGTACTACAATTACATCGCCTCGTTCCAACACTATTAATTCATTATAATCTATGTCATAAAAAATTCTATTAAAATTAGTATATACTTTTTCACCATTTCGCATCAAATAAGCATTTTTTGTATCCGAAAGCGGTGAAAATTTACCTCTATATGACCTAACAACTGATACTAAATCTGCCCCTTCTGTAAAAGGAATATGTGTAATACCCGATCCTGCATCCAATATGATAGATGACTTAAATTCCATTTCATTAGGAATATGTACAATATCATTATTATTAAGTTTAAATGGTGCTATGCTTTCTTTATTTTCTATTTTGAAAAAACTTCCTACAGGGAAATCTTCTGTTTTATTATTTCTAGTTACAGTAATTTTAGATATATCCGTAAACTCTTTTAGACCTCCGGCATAAATCTCAATAAGATCTTTTAAATTTTCATTTTCTAACAGTTCATAGACCCCAGGCCGTTCAACACTGCCGCTTATCGTTACCCTACGCTCAACTCTTTGAATAACAACTGTATCTCCTGGCCGCAAAAAAGGATTTTGAGAAAAATCACCATTACGTGAGGCTTGAAAAAGATCATATTCTTTCTTATTTCCTTCTACAGATATGACTTGAATATTTCGGCTGGAAGAGTAAGTTGTAAAAAAATTTTTAACAACAGACGAGAGCCTTGTTAAAGATGATACTCTAACCTCCCCAGAAGATATGACTTCGCCCTTTACGGCAACAGTAAAAACTGCAGGTTTTATCATAATAAGCTGAACACCGCTTAAAGGATAATTCTGCCTTATAATATCCTCGACTCGTTTCTTAAATTGAGTATAAGTTAGACCATTTACAGAAATAGTTGCAAGATTCAAAATCTTTACATTGTAGGAGATGTCTATTATAAGCTTAACCGAAACAGGCTTATCACGCAAAACAAAAGCAAGTTCATATACGTCTCCTGCAGATACCAAGTAATTAGGATTAGACATTGCTATCTCTGCACTTAAAACTTCATCCACAGCTTTAAATTGTAATGATGCATCCTGTGAAAAAACAGCAAGATGAATAATCAAAATAAAAGCAATTATAAATCTAGTTTTTTTCATTATTCTTTCCCCTTAATTTTCTCATTGCCTCTGGATCTTGCCTTATAGTATTAATAGCATTAAGTAAAAATGCCAAAAATATAGAAAAAAACAAGGCTGCAAAAGTAAAAATTATGGATAGTTTACCTCTACTGGGATCTGATTTTAAATCCGGCACCTCAGGATATTCTAAAA
This genomic window contains:
- a CDS encoding SLBB domain-containing protein; this translates as MKKTRFIIAFILIIHLAVFSQDASLQFKAVDEVLSAEIAMSNPNYLVSAGDVYELAFVLRDKPVSVKLIIDISYNVKILNLATISVNGLTYTQFKKRVEDIIRQNYPLSGVQLIMIKPAVFTVAVKGEVISSGEVRVSSLTRLSSVVKNFFTTYSSSRNIQVISVEGNKKEYDLFQASRNGDFSQNPFLRPGDTVVIQRVERRVTISGSVERPGVYELLENENLKDLIEIYAGGLKEFTDISKITVTRNNKTEDFPVGSFFKIENKESIAPFKLNNNDIVHIPNEMEFKSSIILDAGSGITHIPFTEGADLVSVVRSYRGKFSPLSDTKNAYLMRNGEKVYTNFNRIFYDIDYNELIVLERGDVIVVPVLQQTVIVIGAVLRPGAYPYVPGKTYEYYIALAGGFDLQRNAISSVKIKDVSGKKANKKDYVLPGSIITASSNAFLYNAMPYLTFISSVLGIIATTIGLVFTLRGK
- the pta gene encoding phosphate acetyltransferase, with product MSFVDEMKTKAKEYANRLVLPEGTEERTLKAARSIVDEKLVSELFLIGSDEAVSAAASKAGVKLDGIKVIDPKKSEWLDSFAESYYEKRKAKGMTLEQAKIDMSAELGFAAMMLVQDKADAMVAGALNTTADVLRAGLKVIGTLPGMKTASSCFLMDTKNPKLGANGVFIFSDCAVIPTPSSEQLADIACSAAMSCRTFAGVEPIVAMLSFSTKGSGGDKDENILRVREAVKILEERKPDFVFDGEIQLDCAIVPSVMQKKAADSPVKGQANTLIFPDLGAGNIGYKLVQRIAGAEALGPFLQGFAKPISDLSRGCSIDDIITTSAVTLVQAGRK
- a CDS encoding tetratricopeptide repeat protein codes for the protein MAKSVSGLINEAVEAGKKRDYKTSILILEKLAAEGLAEVSSPFYAEKKGHPEIYLYLSRAWAAVNNYGRSIVYGKAYIKRCSADSASCNADLPMGFFFLGRSYLAAGQYDKAVYCLEKSLKLNPHPLETRAMLGSAYLKWKKPRLARETFEETLKFAPSDAKLNAGYLNSLFVEGVYELRGGNANMARQMFSFAIKNGIDGVAPRLYLAHALKMEGYLPEALCQYEAACKFEPDDPALKWYPAMIKMQLGDAAGAAEDFAKLGIELPDDGISDRFFAMGVIKKHMERGDYSRAAVAARIFIKSFGSDAEIRLLAAEAQRSMGNTNTALGHYKCAIEHEPENPYPHYGIMLSLQEAYRWEELSSAILRAEASGVCDAEDIYYYKIITAAHIDNPPEEVLPHLQSLIQNGKADSVIFNAMGCCYIKLNMPDLALGWYQRSLSINEKDEEAKIGVIASYENLQLNKEADEAYQAYLKEWEKNIYIRRDYVLFLEKCERWEDAGNQLEILMSQGEKVNFDPELALFRRKAGQYQKAAILYRKMLRAKPEERLLLHNLVFCLDKMGQTKIALDLLKAAEKMFGIKTDSLLIKGILQMRLKKKEDAIKTFQYILEKEPKNKHAAEFLEKAYGK